From Astyanax mexicanus isolate ESR-SI-001 chromosome 13, AstMex3_surface, whole genome shotgun sequence, the proteins below share one genomic window:
- the map7b gene encoding ensconsin isoform X8: MAEPEERGGPQSYSAGSDCTFRDDEKKSSSHPDSSTSGHNTYTIPSPTDVQNTAGRPEPLGFKLDERQRLARERREEREKQNAAREAQWLEREERARQFYERQLEERKKRLEEQRIKEDRRRAAVEEKRRQKLQEEKARYEAVMRRTLERSQRTRPKSNRWSWGGVLTTSTSHNSGFDDSALLLPLDLAGLERYHGAFSLARQQRLRSQYADRRSVSTMNLSKHTDPVITKRLSSSSATLVNSPDRALQKRTSVSSSCLVNKVQSRARGSREKILQDKPTGMRRMPLTPWENTVVSRLQAPTHSYLARSRSAMSLSGDAVTPVCPRSASCHPMSSQSFKSLQSRSAERPMRAGLSLERPIRAGYAGPETLPRRKTTHNIPVDRKDKDYVRKSWSNLSYPTPSLTTLPTKRAPSPSSQRSRTSQHLSTRSSAKPPPVSQKPPITKKSRSPPPPASIPLSPSNPSLSPGNLRPNRVPSESPRATPEGENGRKVEDEAKTEVEAERQEEAEPRTRSAKSPAEGTVPKAEPAGESGVGSPAVRTSAGTTDPEEASRLLSEKRRQAREQREREEEERRQQEEAERRHREEMARRKAEERARREEEAQRVAEEKKQKEEEEKRLEEERLQREREETERLQKQKEEEEARQREEAERLRQEREKHFQKEEAERLERKKRLEEIMKRTRRSDQKSTVQRNGEVSQQRGQDSAPGSPSISVLSPRSPEISEHRNGHTNPDPNPSSHTLPPAEHSLSTEADLRENGVISETQEFEEVIDLPVAKFSRQEGDGEEEDERRKTPLLAFRENGSSHNLNPREDAQTQQQQQQVMSE; this comes from the exons ATGGCGGAGCCGGAGGAGCGCGGGGGACCTCAGAGCTACAGCGCAG GCTCAGACTGCACCTTCAGAGACGATGAGAAGAAATCCTCCAGTCACCCGGACTCGTCCACCTCCGGACACAACACCTACACCATCCCCAGCCCCACCGATGTTCAGAACACTGCAGGTAGACCAG AACCTCTGGGTTTTAAGCTGGATGAGAGACAGAGACTCGCCCGAGAGAGACGAGAGGAGCGGGAGAAACAGAACG ctgcTCGGGAGGCGCAGTGGTTGGAGCGTGAGGAGAGGGCGAGGCAGTTCTATGAGAGGCAGTTGGAGGAGAGGAAGAAGCGTCTGGAGGAACAGAGGATAAAGGAGGACAGGAGACGCGCCGCGGTGGAGGAGAAACGACGGCAGAAACTCCAGGAGgagaag GCGCGCTATGAGGCTGTGATGAGGAGAACTCTGGAGAGAAGCCAGAGGACCCGACCAAAATCCAACCGCTGGAGCTGGGGAGGAGTCCTCACCACCAGCACCTCCCACAACAGcg gttttgATGACTCTGCTCTGCTCCTGCCGCTGGACCTGGCTGGGTTGGAGCGTTATCACGGGGCTTTTAGCCTGGCGCGGCAGCAGCGCCTACGCTCACAAT atGCTGACAGAAGGTCAGTCTCCACCATGAATCTGTCCAAACACACAGATCCAGTTATAACCAAACGTTTGTCCTCGTCTTCTGCCACGCTGGTAAACTCACCGGACAGAG CTTTGCAGAAGCGGACGTCCGTCTCCTCGTCCTGTTTAGTAAATAAAGTTCAGTCTAGAGCTCGAGGTTCCAGAGAGAAGATCCTGCAGGACAAGCCCACAG gtatGCGTCGGATGCCTTTAACCCCGTGGGAGAACACTGTGGTCAGTCGTCTGCAGGCTCCCACTCACTCGTACCTGGCCCGGAGCCGCAGCGCTATGTCTCTCTCCGGAGATGCAG TGACCCCCGTTTGTCCTCGCTCAGCTTCCTGTCACCCAATGAGCTCGCAGTCCTTCAAGTCCCTGCAGTCACGCAGCGCCGAGCGGCCAATGAGGGCCGGCCTCAGCCTGGAACGACCAATCAGAGCCGGTTACGCCGGACCGGAAACTCTCCCTCGCAGAAAGACAACGCACAACATCCCG GTGGACAGGAAGGATAAGGACTATGTGAGAAAGTCCTGGAGTAATCTGTCCTATCCCACTCCATCACTAACTACATTACCCACCAAGAGAGCGCCAtcaccgagcagccagcgcagcAGAACCAGCCAGCACCTGTCTACCAG AAGTTCCGCTAAACCACCTCCCGTCTCCCAGAAGCCTCCCATCACCAAAAAGTCCCGGTCTCCGCCTCCACCAGCCTCCATACCCCTGTCTCCTAGCAACCCCTCCCTGTCGCCCGGCAACCTGAGGCCGAATAGGGTACCATCTGAAAGCCCCAGAGCGACCCCAGAGGGCGAGAATGGCAGGAAGGTGGAAGATGAGGCAAAAACGGAGGTGGAGGCTGAGAGACAGGAAGAGGCGGAGCCTAGAACCAGATCTGCTAAGTCTCCAGCAGAGGGCACTGTTCCAAAAGCAGAGCCTGCAGGAG AGAGCGGTGTCGGTTCTCCAGCAGTCAGAACCTCAGCAGGAACCACAGATCCAGAGGAAGCCTCTCGACTGCTGTCTGAGAAACGCCGTCAGGCCAGAGAACAGAGGGAGcgcgaggaggaggagaggaggcagCAGGAGGAGGCTGAGAG acggcACAGAGAGGAGATGGCTCGTAGGAAAGCGGAggagagagcgaggagagaggaggaggctCAGCGAGTGGCGGAGGAGAAGAaacagaaggaggaggaggagaaacgaCTAGAGGAGGagagactgcagagagagagagaggagacggAGCGCCTGCAGAAACAg aaggaggaagaggaggcccGGCAGCGTGAGGAAGCTGAGCGTTTACGTCAGGAGAGAGAGAAGCACTTTCAGAAAGAGGAGGCAGAGAGACTGGAGAGGAAGAAG CGCCTTGAAGAGATCATGAAACGCACACGCCGCTCTGATCAG AAAAGCACAGTCCAGAGGAATGGAGAGGTGAGCCAGCAGCGCGGTCAGGACTCCG CTCCAGGTAGTCCCTCCATCAGCGTCTTGTCTCCGCGCTCACCTGAGATCTCTGAGCACAGAAACGGCCACACCAACCCCGACCCCAACCCCAGCTCTCACACACTGCCCCCTGCAGAACACAG TTTGAGTACAGAAGCTGATCTGAGAGAAAACGGTGTGATCTCAGAGACGCAGGAGTTTGAGGAAGTGATAGATCTGCCCGTGGCCAAGTTCTCCCGTCAGGAGGGGGACGGAGAGGAAGAGGATGAGAGGAGGAAGACTCCTCTACTGGCCTTCAGAGAGAACGGCAGCTCCCATAACCTGAACCCCCGGGAGGACGCTCagacccagcagcagcagcagcag
- the map7b gene encoding ensconsin isoform X7, with amino-acid sequence MPAPPRLRRGGCASASGSGCGSGSGCGRGTGRGGGSGGGRPALPSLFTITEEEEEQRSRRKKRRRGGSDCTFRDDEKKSSSHPDSSTSGHNTYTIPSPTDVQNTAGRPEPLGFKLDERQRLARERREEREKQNAAREAQWLEREERARQFYERQLEERKKRLEEQRIKEDRRRAAVEEKRRQKLQEEKARYEAVMRRTLERSQRTRPKSNRWSWGGVLTTSTSHNSDADRRSVSTMNLSKHTDPVITKRLSSSSATLVNSPDRALQKRTSVSSSCLVNKVQSRARGSREKILQDKPTGMRRMPLTPWENTVVSRLQAPTHSYLARSRSAMSLSGDAASCHPMSSQSFKSLQSRSAERPMRAGLSLERPIRAGYAGPETLPRRKTTHNIPVDRKDKDYVRKSWSNLSYPTPSLTTLPTKRAPSPSSQRSRTSQHLSTRSSAKPPPVSQKPPITKKSRSPPPPASIPLSPSNPSLSPGNLRPNRVPSESPRATPEGENGRKVEDEAKTEVEAERQEEAEPRTRSAKSPAEGTVPKAEPAGESGVGSPAVRTSAGTTDPEEASRLLSEKRRQAREQREREEEERRQQEEAERRHREEMARRKAEERARREEEAQRVAEEKKQKEEEEKRLEEERLQREREETERLQKQKEEEEARQREEAERLRQEREKHFQKEEAERLERKKRLEEIMKRTRRSDQKSTVQRNGEVSQQRGQDSAPGSPSISVLSPRSPEISEHRNGHTNPDPNPSSHTLPPAEHSLSTEADLRENGVISETQEFEEVIDLPVAKFSRQEGDGEEEDERRKTPLLAFRENGSSHNLNPREDAQTQQQQQQVMSE; translated from the exons ATGCCGGCACCCCCCAGGCTGAGGAGGGGAGGCTGTGCCAGTGCCAGTGGCAGTGGCTGTGGCAGTGGCAGTGGCTGTGGCAGAGGCACTGGCAGAGGAGGTGGCAGCGGTGGTGGCAGGCCGGCTCTGCCCTCGCTCTTCACCAtcactgaggaagaggaggaacagAGGAGCCGCCGCAAGAAACGCAGGAGAGGAG GCTCAGACTGCACCTTCAGAGACGATGAGAAGAAATCCTCCAGTCACCCGGACTCGTCCACCTCCGGACACAACACCTACACCATCCCCAGCCCCACCGATGTTCAGAACACTGCAGGTAGACCAG AACCTCTGGGTTTTAAGCTGGATGAGAGACAGAGACTCGCCCGAGAGAGACGAGAGGAGCGGGAGAAACAGAACG ctgcTCGGGAGGCGCAGTGGTTGGAGCGTGAGGAGAGGGCGAGGCAGTTCTATGAGAGGCAGTTGGAGGAGAGGAAGAAGCGTCTGGAGGAACAGAGGATAAAGGAGGACAGGAGACGCGCCGCGGTGGAGGAGAAACGACGGCAGAAACTCCAGGAGgagaag GCGCGCTATGAGGCTGTGATGAGGAGAACTCTGGAGAGAAGCCAGAGGACCCGACCAAAATCCAACCGCTGGAGCTGGGGAGGAGTCCTCACCACCAGCACCTCCCACAACAGcg atGCTGACAGAAGGTCAGTCTCCACCATGAATCTGTCCAAACACACAGATCCAGTTATAACCAAACGTTTGTCCTCGTCTTCTGCCACGCTGGTAAACTCACCGGACAGAG CTTTGCAGAAGCGGACGTCCGTCTCCTCGTCCTGTTTAGTAAATAAAGTTCAGTCTAGAGCTCGAGGTTCCAGAGAGAAGATCCTGCAGGACAAGCCCACAG gtatGCGTCGGATGCCTTTAACCCCGTGGGAGAACACTGTGGTCAGTCGTCTGCAGGCTCCCACTCACTCGTACCTGGCCCGGAGCCGCAGCGCTATGTCTCTCTCCGGAGATGCAG CTTCCTGTCACCCAATGAGCTCGCAGTCCTTCAAGTCCCTGCAGTCACGCAGCGCCGAGCGGCCAATGAGGGCCGGCCTCAGCCTGGAACGACCAATCAGAGCCGGTTACGCCGGACCGGAAACTCTCCCTCGCAGAAAGACAACGCACAACATCCCG GTGGACAGGAAGGATAAGGACTATGTGAGAAAGTCCTGGAGTAATCTGTCCTATCCCACTCCATCACTAACTACATTACCCACCAAGAGAGCGCCAtcaccgagcagccagcgcagcAGAACCAGCCAGCACCTGTCTACCAG AAGTTCCGCTAAACCACCTCCCGTCTCCCAGAAGCCTCCCATCACCAAAAAGTCCCGGTCTCCGCCTCCACCAGCCTCCATACCCCTGTCTCCTAGCAACCCCTCCCTGTCGCCCGGCAACCTGAGGCCGAATAGGGTACCATCTGAAAGCCCCAGAGCGACCCCAGAGGGCGAGAATGGCAGGAAGGTGGAAGATGAGGCAAAAACGGAGGTGGAGGCTGAGAGACAGGAAGAGGCGGAGCCTAGAACCAGATCTGCTAAGTCTCCAGCAGAGGGCACTGTTCCAAAAGCAGAGCCTGCAGGAG AGAGCGGTGTCGGTTCTCCAGCAGTCAGAACCTCAGCAGGAACCACAGATCCAGAGGAAGCCTCTCGACTGCTGTCTGAGAAACGCCGTCAGGCCAGAGAACAGAGGGAGcgcgaggaggaggagaggaggcagCAGGAGGAGGCTGAGAG acggcACAGAGAGGAGATGGCTCGTAGGAAAGCGGAggagagagcgaggagagaggaggaggctCAGCGAGTGGCGGAGGAGAAGAaacagaaggaggaggaggagaaacgaCTAGAGGAGGagagactgcagagagagagagaggagacggAGCGCCTGCAGAAACAg aaggaggaagaggaggcccGGCAGCGTGAGGAAGCTGAGCGTTTACGTCAGGAGAGAGAGAAGCACTTTCAGAAAGAGGAGGCAGAGAGACTGGAGAGGAAGAAG CGCCTTGAAGAGATCATGAAACGCACACGCCGCTCTGATCAG AAAAGCACAGTCCAGAGGAATGGAGAGGTGAGCCAGCAGCGCGGTCAGGACTCCG CTCCAGGTAGTCCCTCCATCAGCGTCTTGTCTCCGCGCTCACCTGAGATCTCTGAGCACAGAAACGGCCACACCAACCCCGACCCCAACCCCAGCTCTCACACACTGCCCCCTGCAGAACACAG TTTGAGTACAGAAGCTGATCTGAGAGAAAACGGTGTGATCTCAGAGACGCAGGAGTTTGAGGAAGTGATAGATCTGCCCGTGGCCAAGTTCTCCCGTCAGGAGGGGGACGGAGAGGAAGAGGATGAGAGGAGGAAGACTCCTCTACTGGCCTTCAGAGAGAACGGCAGCTCCCATAACCTGAACCCCCGGGAGGACGCTCagacccagcagcagcagcagcag
- the map7b gene encoding ensconsin isoform X10, protein MPAPPRLRRGGCASASGSGCGSGSGCGRGTGRGGGSGGGRPALPSLFTITEEEEEQRSRRKKRRRGGSDCTFRDDEKKSSSHPDSSTSGHNTYTIPSPTDVQNTAGRPEPLGFKLDERQRLARERREEREKQNAAREAQWLEREERARQFYERQLEERKKRLEEQRIKEDRRRAAVEEKRRQKLQEEKARYEAVMRRTLERSQRTRPKSNRWSWGGVLTTSTSHNSDADRRSVSTMNLSKHTDPVITKRLSSSSATLVNSPDRGMRRMPLTPWENTVVSRLQAPTHSYLARSRSAMSLSGDAVTPVCPRSASCHPMSSQSFKSLQSRSAERPMRAGLSLERPIRAGYAGPETLPRRKTTHNIPVDRKDKDYVRKSWSNLSYPTPSLTTLPTKRAPSPSSQRSRTSQHLSTRSSAKPPPVSQKPPITKKSRSPPPPASIPLSPSNPSLSPGNLRPNRVPSESPRATPEGENGRKVEDEAKTEVEAERQEEAEPRTRSAKSPAEGTVPKAEPAGESGVGSPAVRTSAGTTDPEEASRLLSEKRRQAREQREREEEERRQQEEAERRHREEMARRKAEERARREEEAQRVAEEKKQKEEEEKRLEEERLQREREETERLQKQKEEEEARQREEAERLRQEREKHFQKEEAERLERKKRLEEIMKRTRRSDQKSTVQRNGEVSQQRGQDSAPGSPSISVLSPRSPEISEHRNGHTNPDPNPSSHTLPPAEHSLSTEADLRENGVISETQEFEEVIDLPVAKFSRQEGDGEEEDERRKTPLLAFRENGSSHNLNPREDAQTQQQQQQVMSE, encoded by the exons ATGCCGGCACCCCCCAGGCTGAGGAGGGGAGGCTGTGCCAGTGCCAGTGGCAGTGGCTGTGGCAGTGGCAGTGGCTGTGGCAGAGGCACTGGCAGAGGAGGTGGCAGCGGTGGTGGCAGGCCGGCTCTGCCCTCGCTCTTCACCAtcactgaggaagaggaggaacagAGGAGCCGCCGCAAGAAACGCAGGAGAGGAG GCTCAGACTGCACCTTCAGAGACGATGAGAAGAAATCCTCCAGTCACCCGGACTCGTCCACCTCCGGACACAACACCTACACCATCCCCAGCCCCACCGATGTTCAGAACACTGCAGGTAGACCAG AACCTCTGGGTTTTAAGCTGGATGAGAGACAGAGACTCGCCCGAGAGAGACGAGAGGAGCGGGAGAAACAGAACG ctgcTCGGGAGGCGCAGTGGTTGGAGCGTGAGGAGAGGGCGAGGCAGTTCTATGAGAGGCAGTTGGAGGAGAGGAAGAAGCGTCTGGAGGAACAGAGGATAAAGGAGGACAGGAGACGCGCCGCGGTGGAGGAGAAACGACGGCAGAAACTCCAGGAGgagaag GCGCGCTATGAGGCTGTGATGAGGAGAACTCTGGAGAGAAGCCAGAGGACCCGACCAAAATCCAACCGCTGGAGCTGGGGAGGAGTCCTCACCACCAGCACCTCCCACAACAGcg atGCTGACAGAAGGTCAGTCTCCACCATGAATCTGTCCAAACACACAGATCCAGTTATAACCAAACGTTTGTCCTCGTCTTCTGCCACGCTGGTAAACTCACCGGACAGAG gtatGCGTCGGATGCCTTTAACCCCGTGGGAGAACACTGTGGTCAGTCGTCTGCAGGCTCCCACTCACTCGTACCTGGCCCGGAGCCGCAGCGCTATGTCTCTCTCCGGAGATGCAG TGACCCCCGTTTGTCCTCGCTCAGCTTCCTGTCACCCAATGAGCTCGCAGTCCTTCAAGTCCCTGCAGTCACGCAGCGCCGAGCGGCCAATGAGGGCCGGCCTCAGCCTGGAACGACCAATCAGAGCCGGTTACGCCGGACCGGAAACTCTCCCTCGCAGAAAGACAACGCACAACATCCCG GTGGACAGGAAGGATAAGGACTATGTGAGAAAGTCCTGGAGTAATCTGTCCTATCCCACTCCATCACTAACTACATTACCCACCAAGAGAGCGCCAtcaccgagcagccagcgcagcAGAACCAGCCAGCACCTGTCTACCAG AAGTTCCGCTAAACCACCTCCCGTCTCCCAGAAGCCTCCCATCACCAAAAAGTCCCGGTCTCCGCCTCCACCAGCCTCCATACCCCTGTCTCCTAGCAACCCCTCCCTGTCGCCCGGCAACCTGAGGCCGAATAGGGTACCATCTGAAAGCCCCAGAGCGACCCCAGAGGGCGAGAATGGCAGGAAGGTGGAAGATGAGGCAAAAACGGAGGTGGAGGCTGAGAGACAGGAAGAGGCGGAGCCTAGAACCAGATCTGCTAAGTCTCCAGCAGAGGGCACTGTTCCAAAAGCAGAGCCTGCAGGAG AGAGCGGTGTCGGTTCTCCAGCAGTCAGAACCTCAGCAGGAACCACAGATCCAGAGGAAGCCTCTCGACTGCTGTCTGAGAAACGCCGTCAGGCCAGAGAACAGAGGGAGcgcgaggaggaggagaggaggcagCAGGAGGAGGCTGAGAG acggcACAGAGAGGAGATGGCTCGTAGGAAAGCGGAggagagagcgaggagagaggaggaggctCAGCGAGTGGCGGAGGAGAAGAaacagaaggaggaggaggagaaacgaCTAGAGGAGGagagactgcagagagagagagaggagacggAGCGCCTGCAGAAACAg aaggaggaagaggaggcccGGCAGCGTGAGGAAGCTGAGCGTTTACGTCAGGAGAGAGAGAAGCACTTTCAGAAAGAGGAGGCAGAGAGACTGGAGAGGAAGAAG CGCCTTGAAGAGATCATGAAACGCACACGCCGCTCTGATCAG AAAAGCACAGTCCAGAGGAATGGAGAGGTGAGCCAGCAGCGCGGTCAGGACTCCG CTCCAGGTAGTCCCTCCATCAGCGTCTTGTCTCCGCGCTCACCTGAGATCTCTGAGCACAGAAACGGCCACACCAACCCCGACCCCAACCCCAGCTCTCACACACTGCCCCCTGCAGAACACAG TTTGAGTACAGAAGCTGATCTGAGAGAAAACGGTGTGATCTCAGAGACGCAGGAGTTTGAGGAAGTGATAGATCTGCCCGTGGCCAAGTTCTCCCGTCAGGAGGGGGACGGAGAGGAAGAGGATGAGAGGAGGAAGACTCCTCTACTGGCCTTCAGAGAGAACGGCAGCTCCCATAACCTGAACCCCCGGGAGGACGCTCagacccagcagcagcagcagcag
- the map7b gene encoding ensconsin isoform X1, whose protein sequence is MPAPPRLRRGGCASASGSGCGSGSGCGRGTGRGGGSGGGRPALPSLFTITEEEEEQRSRRKKRRRGGSDCTFRDDEKKSSSHPDSSTSGHNTYTIPSPTDVQNTAGRPEPLGFKLDERQRLARERREEREKQNAAREAQWLEREERARQFYERQLEERKKRLEEQRIKEDRRRAAVEEKRRQKLQEEKARYEAVMRRTLERSQRTRPKSNRWSWGGVLTTSTSHNSGFDDSALLLPLDLAGLERYHGAFSLARQQRLRSQYADRRSVSTMNLSKHTDPVITKRLSSSSATLVNSPDRALQKRTSVSSSCLVNKVQSRARGSREKILQDKPTGMRRMPLTPWENTVVSRLQAPTHSYLARSRSAMSLSGDAVTPVCPRSASCHPMSSQSFKSLQSRSAERPMRAGLSLERPIRAGYAGPETLPRRKTTHNIPVDRKDKDYVRKSWSNLSYPTPSLTTLPTKRAPSPSSQRSRTSQHLSTRSSAKPPPVSQKPPITKKSRSPPPPASIPLSPSNPSLSPGNLRPNRVPSESPRATPEGENGRKVEDEAKTEVEAERQEEAEPRTRSAKSPAEGTVPKAEPAGESGVGSPAVRTSAGTTDPEEASRLLSEKRRQAREQREREEEERRQQEEAERRHREEMARRKAEERARREEEAQRVAEEKKQKEEEEKRLEEERLQREREETERLQKQKEEEEARQREEAERLRQEREKHFQKEEAERLERKKRLEEIMKRTRRSDQKSTVQRNGEVSQQRGQDSAPGSPSISVLSPRSPEISEHRNGHTNPDPNPSSHTLPPAEHSLSTEADLRENGVISETQEFEEVIDLPVAKFSRQEGDGEEEDERRKTPLLAFRENGSSHNLNPREDAQTQQQQQQVMSE, encoded by the exons ATGCCGGCACCCCCCAGGCTGAGGAGGGGAGGCTGTGCCAGTGCCAGTGGCAGTGGCTGTGGCAGTGGCAGTGGCTGTGGCAGAGGCACTGGCAGAGGAGGTGGCAGCGGTGGTGGCAGGCCGGCTCTGCCCTCGCTCTTCACCAtcactgaggaagaggaggaacagAGGAGCCGCCGCAAGAAACGCAGGAGAGGAG GCTCAGACTGCACCTTCAGAGACGATGAGAAGAAATCCTCCAGTCACCCGGACTCGTCCACCTCCGGACACAACACCTACACCATCCCCAGCCCCACCGATGTTCAGAACACTGCAGGTAGACCAG AACCTCTGGGTTTTAAGCTGGATGAGAGACAGAGACTCGCCCGAGAGAGACGAGAGGAGCGGGAGAAACAGAACG ctgcTCGGGAGGCGCAGTGGTTGGAGCGTGAGGAGAGGGCGAGGCAGTTCTATGAGAGGCAGTTGGAGGAGAGGAAGAAGCGTCTGGAGGAACAGAGGATAAAGGAGGACAGGAGACGCGCCGCGGTGGAGGAGAAACGACGGCAGAAACTCCAGGAGgagaag GCGCGCTATGAGGCTGTGATGAGGAGAACTCTGGAGAGAAGCCAGAGGACCCGACCAAAATCCAACCGCTGGAGCTGGGGAGGAGTCCTCACCACCAGCACCTCCCACAACAGcg gttttgATGACTCTGCTCTGCTCCTGCCGCTGGACCTGGCTGGGTTGGAGCGTTATCACGGGGCTTTTAGCCTGGCGCGGCAGCAGCGCCTACGCTCACAAT atGCTGACAGAAGGTCAGTCTCCACCATGAATCTGTCCAAACACACAGATCCAGTTATAACCAAACGTTTGTCCTCGTCTTCTGCCACGCTGGTAAACTCACCGGACAGAG CTTTGCAGAAGCGGACGTCCGTCTCCTCGTCCTGTTTAGTAAATAAAGTTCAGTCTAGAGCTCGAGGTTCCAGAGAGAAGATCCTGCAGGACAAGCCCACAG gtatGCGTCGGATGCCTTTAACCCCGTGGGAGAACACTGTGGTCAGTCGTCTGCAGGCTCCCACTCACTCGTACCTGGCCCGGAGCCGCAGCGCTATGTCTCTCTCCGGAGATGCAG TGACCCCCGTTTGTCCTCGCTCAGCTTCCTGTCACCCAATGAGCTCGCAGTCCTTCAAGTCCCTGCAGTCACGCAGCGCCGAGCGGCCAATGAGGGCCGGCCTCAGCCTGGAACGACCAATCAGAGCCGGTTACGCCGGACCGGAAACTCTCCCTCGCAGAAAGACAACGCACAACATCCCG GTGGACAGGAAGGATAAGGACTATGTGAGAAAGTCCTGGAGTAATCTGTCCTATCCCACTCCATCACTAACTACATTACCCACCAAGAGAGCGCCAtcaccgagcagccagcgcagcAGAACCAGCCAGCACCTGTCTACCAG AAGTTCCGCTAAACCACCTCCCGTCTCCCAGAAGCCTCCCATCACCAAAAAGTCCCGGTCTCCGCCTCCACCAGCCTCCATACCCCTGTCTCCTAGCAACCCCTCCCTGTCGCCCGGCAACCTGAGGCCGAATAGGGTACCATCTGAAAGCCCCAGAGCGACCCCAGAGGGCGAGAATGGCAGGAAGGTGGAAGATGAGGCAAAAACGGAGGTGGAGGCTGAGAGACAGGAAGAGGCGGAGCCTAGAACCAGATCTGCTAAGTCTCCAGCAGAGGGCACTGTTCCAAAAGCAGAGCCTGCAGGAG AGAGCGGTGTCGGTTCTCCAGCAGTCAGAACCTCAGCAGGAACCACAGATCCAGAGGAAGCCTCTCGACTGCTGTCTGAGAAACGCCGTCAGGCCAGAGAACAGAGGGAGcgcgaggaggaggagaggaggcagCAGGAGGAGGCTGAGAG acggcACAGAGAGGAGATGGCTCGTAGGAAAGCGGAggagagagcgaggagagaggaggaggctCAGCGAGTGGCGGAGGAGAAGAaacagaaggaggaggaggagaaacgaCTAGAGGAGGagagactgcagagagagagagaggagacggAGCGCCTGCAGAAACAg aaggaggaagaggaggcccGGCAGCGTGAGGAAGCTGAGCGTTTACGTCAGGAGAGAGAGAAGCACTTTCAGAAAGAGGAGGCAGAGAGACTGGAGAGGAAGAAG CGCCTTGAAGAGATCATGAAACGCACACGCCGCTCTGATCAG AAAAGCACAGTCCAGAGGAATGGAGAGGTGAGCCAGCAGCGCGGTCAGGACTCCG CTCCAGGTAGTCCCTCCATCAGCGTCTTGTCTCCGCGCTCACCTGAGATCTCTGAGCACAGAAACGGCCACACCAACCCCGACCCCAACCCCAGCTCTCACACACTGCCCCCTGCAGAACACAG TTTGAGTACAGAAGCTGATCTGAGAGAAAACGGTGTGATCTCAGAGACGCAGGAGTTTGAGGAAGTGATAGATCTGCCCGTGGCCAAGTTCTCCCGTCAGGAGGGGGACGGAGAGGAAGAGGATGAGAGGAGGAAGACTCCTCTACTGGCCTTCAGAGAGAACGGCAGCTCCCATAACCTGAACCCCCGGGAGGACGCTCagacccagcagcagcagcagcag